In the Enterobacter cloacae subsp. cloacae ATCC 13047 genome, GGAATTTCTCTTTGACCTGCGGTGGCAGCAAGTGGGCCAGCGCGCGGGCGATATCGGTCTCCGATTTGAGATCGTCCGGCGACGGTGCCGCTGGCATCGTTTTCTGGTGCTCATAACCCGGTTCCGGTGCCTGGAAAGAGGCGGTCATGTAAAAGATGGGCTTGCCATTCTGAATGGCTGCCACGCGGCGCGCGCTAAAGCTGTTGCCGTCACGCAGCACTTCTACATCGTACACAATGGGTTTTGCGCTATCGCCAGGACGCAGAAAATAGCTGTGAAAGGAGTGCACCAGACGGTCTGCCGGGACGGTCTCCTTGGCAGCGTACAGTGCCTGTCCGACGACCTGCCCGCCGAAGACCTGACGCAAGCCCAAATCTTCGCTCTGTCCGCGAAAGAGACCTTCCTCTATTTTTTCCAGATTCAGTAATGTCAGCAGATTGTTCAGTGCCTGACTCATAGTTGTCCTCAATAAACGCCGTGGCGAAAGATATGCAGAGTATAACGCAGAAATGAAAGTGGTCCGACGGGTAGAATTATCTGAATATCAGGGAGAATTTAGGCATTAATCAGTGATCTGTGCCACACTTGAATACGATATGTGTTTGAAACGACATCGGATGGGATCGATCCCGCTGGTGCATTGATGATAAGGAGACTTCAATGAAACTCGTGCCCATGCTAAGTGGTGTAGCTATTGCGGTGGCGTTGTCCGCCTGTGCAGGTAAGAGCGCCCAGGTGCCGGTGCCAGCAGCAGATCCAAATGGGATTAATACACTCTCACAGCAATCCATTCAGCAACCTAATGTTTCCGGTACTATCTGGATCAAACAGCGAGTCGCTTTACCACCGGATGCGGTATTAACGGTCACGCTGTCTGATGCTTCTCTGGCCGACGCGCCGTCGAAAGTGGTGGCCCAGCGTGCTGTTCGTACCGAAGGTAAGCAGGCACCGTTTAGCTTCGTGCTGCCGTATAACCCGGCAGACGTACAGCCGAACGCCCGTATCCTTCTGAGCGCTGCGGTAACCATCAACGGTAAGCTGGTGTTTATTACCGATACGGTTCAGGAAGCCATCAACAACGGTGGGACGAAAATCGACCTGAACCTGGTGCCGGTGCAGCAAACCGAAGTGCCGATTGCACCACAGACGAACCAACCGTCTGTACCTACCCCACCGACTCAGCTGTAATGTGTTCCCCTCTCCTTCGGGGGAGGGGGTCAATACACCCAGCGATACTTCTGCAAATCAATCTGCCCTGACCCGGACACCTGTACCCCTTCTGAAAGTAATGCCTGCCTCTGGCGCTGCAAATCCGGCCCGGTGAGCGAGATGGCACCATGACGATTCACAACCCGATGCCAGGGCAATGTACTGCCTTCAGGAAGCCGTTTTAGCACGCCACCCACCTGACGCGCCGCGCGGGGGGAGCCAGCAAGACGTGCGACGTCACCATAGGTTGTCACGTAGCCCTCCGGAATGGAGGCCACAATTTGCCACACTCGCTGTGGAAAGGAGTCGTGTTCGTCCATCAGTACACCTGTGGGGATGAGTGAAGTGCCATGTTAAACGAAGATTGCGCCGATTGCTGTGCCTGTTTGCGCAAGAAACCACCATCCGGTTGCTGGCAGCTTGCAATTGACCGTTAGCACAGGGATAATGCGCCAGCGCGTTGGGTAACAACGCTCACAATGGGGGCTCTGTTGGTTCTCCCGCAACGCTACTCTGTTCACCAGGTCAGGTCCGGAAGGAAGCAGCCAGGGCAGACGACGTGTGTGCCGGGATGTAGCTGGCAGGGTCCCCACCCATTTGTGCTTCTGGCAACATCTCCCCGTTTTTTTACTTCCTTCCGGCATGGCTATTCCACAGAATTAACAGGGTTTAATTCGTGGTGTAATATATATTTCATCGCGCTGAAATATTACTGTCATAAACTTGTAATAATAGACTGTCATTTTATTTCTGGGCGTCTTTTTTCTGTCATAAGTTAAAAATATATATCTGGATTACATTGTTAACATCGTGTATTAAATAAAGCACTTATTCCGAAGGGAAGTGACAATCATGGCTACTGCGGTATTAAACGTTAAGATTGACGAAGCGCTAAAAGACAGACTTCGCCACTATGCGGAAGTGAATAACGAAAACTTAAGCGTGACCACAGAGAAGTTGCTGCTGCTGGCATTTGAAGCCGCAGACGAGGTGGGAGTATCGGAAGAGGATATTGATAATCAGCATACGGAAGAAGAGAGTGTAACGCCTTTTACTCCTAAAGAAATCAAAGCTCTACGTAAACTTCTGAAGAAGAGAAAATGAAACAACAACTATCGACCGCCAGTGACTACAAAGAAGCCTGCGATCTGTTGCGTTCAGGCTACGTGAAGCATGTCCGTCTTGGCTGGAATGTAGGAAGTGATGAGTTCTTTCGTATTGCGTCTGACTGGTGTGATACCGGCGCAAAAATAAAGAAAGACGGTGAAAGTTTTGTTATTTCACTGAAAGGTTTTCCTATTCCTCCTCAGCACTGATTCCTGACTGGTGAAAACTGCTGACTGCCGTATGACAGTCAGCAGTTTTTATTTTATGATCCACTTCAAACTTTTATATTAAACAAGACTGCGTTTTACCGACGGCGCGGTTTTATTTAATGCGAGCCAAACCGGTTTGATTCGTAGCAACGCCTGCTCAAGCTCTGCCGACTCAAGCGAGAAGGGCATGCGTAAGTAGCGGTCAAACGCACCCGATAACCCAAAGCGTGTGCCGGTTCCCAGATTAATCCCCAACATCTCTGCACGTGCGGCGAGTTGTGTCGCCAGCATGCCCGGCAGCTCGATCCAGTAGGATAGCCCGCCTTCCGCCTCCTGAAACCGCCACTGGGGAAAATGTTCGCGCAGCAGTTCACCGCAGCGGTCGCGTCGCTCCTTCAGTATTTTCCGGCGCGCAGGCAGAAATGTCTCGCTATTGCTGATAAGCCACAGCGTGGCCAGCTGTTCCAGCAGCGGCGAGCCTAAATCCAGCGTATCCCGCGTCTGGGCAAGTGTGGCAATGGTGCGCGACGAGGCGCGGATCCAGCCGAGGCGCAGCCCACCCCAGAAACTTTTTCCCGCCGAACCCAGGGTGATCACCGTAGCCTGCGAATTAAACGACGCCAGCGGCGGCGGGGGCGGTGCTTCAAACCAGAGATCGACCATCGTTTCATCGACCACCAGCGTGGTACGGGTGCGAGCGGCAATGTCGGTTATTGCCTGACGGGTGGCGATATCCATGCATCGCCCTGTTGGATTGTGAAAATCCGGCATCAGGTACGCCAGGCGCGGTGCTGTCTGCGCAAGTGTGGCGGCAAAGCCATCCGTATCCCAGCCGCTTTCCGGCAGCGACACGCCCACCGGCCGACACGATGCCCCCTGGATGGCTGCAATCGCCAGCGGATAGGTGGGATGATCGACCACGACGCGATCGCCCGGGCCGGCCATCATCCGCAGTACCAGCGCAAAACCGCTGACGGCACCATTGACCACCATCACTTCGTCTGCGCGGGTCGGCAGCCCGCGTGCGGTATAGCGAGCGGCAATGGCGTCGCGCAGAGCCGCCAGGCCGAGCTGATCGTAACCGGTCAGCGTAAGATGCTGGGTGATTGCGGCGAGCGCCCAGGTGTAAGCCTGGTGGATCTCTGGCCCGGCATTCAGGGCGGCAGTGGAGAGATCCAGCGCTGCGCTTGCCGCTGAAAGCGTCGGTATGGCACGGGTATCGGGCAGGATCACGCGTGAACCGCTGCCGTGGCGGCTCTCCAGATACCCTTCCTCTCGCAGATGGGCCAGCGCGCTGCTGATGGTCGTCCGGCTTACATCTAACGCCGTGGCCAGTTCACGTTCACCGGGCAGGCGCGTGCTCAACGCCAGCCTGCCGTCTAGGATCAGCAGGCGCAACGCGTCGGCCAGCTGTCGCCAGAGTGGGGTTCGGGACGGGGTTTGTTGCCAGTGGCCCAAAAGGCGAACCAGCGACTGACTTCCGAAACGGCGTGATGACATATGCAGTCCACTATTTGAAAACTGGACATTAATCATAGTGCCATTTTCGAACAAGATGAAAGCCTGGTTCACTGGAGAAGCTAAAATGGTACGTCGTCTGCTGCAACTGTACGTTGGTTTAGGCCTGTACGGGCTTTCAACCGCGATGTTTATTCGTTCGGATCTGGGGGTTGACCCATGGGATGTGTTTCACCTTGGGGTGGGATTACAACTGGGGATGACCATCGGTACGGTGATTATTTTGACCGGTGCCGCGGTGCTGCTGCTCTGGATCCCGCTGCGTCAGATGCCTGGGCTGGGAACGCTCAGTAACGTAGTCTGTATTGGCCTGGCGGCGGATGCCTCGATGGCCCTTATCCCCGAGCTGGATCTTCTCCCCATTCGGATTGCTCTGCTGGTTGGGGGCATTGTGCTGAACGCGATAGCAACCGGTATGTATATCGGTGCCGGGTTCGGGGCGGGCCCACGCGATGGACTGATGACCGGCATTCACGCCCGGCTGGGGTGGTCAATCCGCAGCGTTCGAACCTCAATTGAAGTGAGTGTTCTGCTGATTGGCTGCGTCCTTGGCGGAACGTTTGGCGTCGGGACGGTACTGTATGCCCTGACCATCGGCCCGCTTATCCAGCTCTGTTTGCCGTGGTTCCGTCAGAAGCCGCGTACGGATAACGTTCCTCAGCCAGAGCGGGTTGTTTAATTTTGCGAAGCGCTCACAGGTATTAATGGCCGCGCTGTGCCACAATAGACGGCTCTGTTAACACCAGGCCGGAACGCATGAAAGCCATTACCCTCTATGATGTTGCCCTCCTTGCGGGGGTGTCTTATCAAACCGTTTCCCGTGTGATTAACGACGCGGAGCATGTTTCTGCCCGGACACGGGAAAAGGTGCAGCAGGCCATGGCGGAGCTGCACTATGTTCCTAACCGTGGCGCGCAGCAGCTGGCGGGCAAGCGCATCCGTACGCTGGGACTGATCACTACCGATCTGGCGCTGCACGCGCCTTCGCAAATTGTCTCTGCGGTCAAATCCCGGGCGGTAGAAAAGGGGGCGAGCGTACTGATCTCAATGGTGGAACATCCGCAACAGTGCCAGACCGCGCTTCAGGAGCTGCTGGCGCAGCGCGTGGAAGCCCTGCTGGTGAACGTGCCGCTTGACGATCCCCATGCCGAACAACTCAAGGCACTGGCGTCGCCCGTGCCGGTGCTGTTTCTGGATGTCTCTCCGTCGGCAGTGGTCAACAGCCTGGTGTTTAATGCTGAACAGGGCGCTCGTCTGGGCGTTGAACATTTGCTGTCGCTCGGGCATCAGCGTATTGCATTGCTGAGCGGGCCGGAAAGCTCTGTTTCCGCTCGTGCCCGTCTGGCGGCATGGAAAGCCGCGCTGGCGGAAGCTGGCCTTGAGGCGGCGGCGGTGGCCTACGGCGACTGGAGCGCAGCCTGCGGTTATGAAAAGGGGCATGCGCTGTTGTCTGCTGCAACGTTACCGGATGCCATTCTGGTGGCTAACGATCAAATGGCGCTGGGGGTGATGCGAGCCTGCGCGGAAAAAGGGGTGACGATCCCGGGCCAGATATCGATAGTGGGGTTTGACGATACCGCCGACAGCGCCTGGTTTTCACCTCCGCTTACCACCATCCGTCAGGCATTTCGCGAGGCAGGTGAACAAAGTGTGGAGTGGCTGCTGGCTCCCGCCCGCCATGAAGCCTGCTGGCAGGTTCAGTTGCCCGTCACGTTGATTAGCCGACAATCCAGTGCCCGTCGCACCCCGCAGCAGGCCGATCGTGAGGATCTTGCGCAACAGCTGAGAAGCCTGGCCCTGCTGGCAGAGCAACTTGCTCGCCAGTAACACTTTTGTGATCTGACTCGCTACACGGCGATCCCACGCTTTACCGCGGCAGTTTGCCAGGGCATGTTGAGTAAAATTGTGAGCGCTTCGCAAAGAGGATAATATGTCCAATACTGTCTCGCTGACTCTCAGCGCACTTCTGGCCCGTCGGGACTGGGAAAATCCCGGCGTCACCCAGTGGAACCGGCTGGCGGCGCATGCGCCATTTCATAGCTGGCGTAATGAACACGCCGCCAGAGAGGACGCGGCATCCATCAGCCGACGTTCCCTGAATGGGGAGTGGCGATTTAGCTTCTTTTCTGCACCTGAGCAGGTTCCGCAGGCATGGACAGGCGAAGATTGCCCGGATGCCGTTGCGATGCCGGTGCCGTCAAACTGGCAGATGCAGGGGGTTGATACACCTGTTTACACCAACGTCACCTATCCCATTCCCGTCAATCCGCCCTTTGTTCCGGCAGAGAATCCGATCGGTTGTTACTCGCTCACATTTGAAGTGGAGGACGCGTGGCTCGAGGGCGGGCAAACCCGCATTATCTTTGATGGCGTGAACTCGGCGTTTCATCTCTGGTGCAACGGTCAGTGGGTGGGGTATTCCCAGGACAGCCGTCTGCCGGCCGAATTCGATCTTTCGGGCGTGTTGCGTGCTGGCCAGAACCGCCTGGCCGTGATGGTTTTGCGCTGGTGCGACGGAAGCTATCTGGAAGATCAGGACATGTGGCGCATGAGCGGGATTTTCCGCGATGTGTCGCTGCTGCATAAGCCGGAGACGTACATCGCGGATTATCAGGTGGTTACCGACCTCAATGCGGAGCTGGATCGCTCCGTGCTTAAGGTGGATGTCTCCCTGGCGGGCGCTCACTTTGCGGAGTGCGAGGTGGCAATAACGCTCTGGCGCAACGGTGAACGCTGTGCCAGCGCCACCCGGCGGCCAGGCTCGGCCATTGTGGATGAACGTGGCAACTGGGCCGAGCGGTTGACGGTGGCGATCCCGGTTGCGTCACCCGCCTTATGGAGTGCTGAGACCCCAGCGCTTTATCGGCTGACGATCGCGCTGCTGGACCCGCAGGGTGAGGTGCTGGAGATTGAAGCCTGTGATGTGGGCTTCCGCCGCGTTGAAATCAGCAATGGCCTGCTGAAGCTCAACGGCAAGCCACTGCTGATCCGCGGGGTCAACCGGCATGAACATCACCCGGAAAACGGCCAGGTGATGGACGAAGCGACGATGCGTCGCGATATCGAAATCATGAAGCAGCACAACTTCAACGCCGTGCGCTGCTCGCACTACCCAAACCATCCTCTGTGGTACCGGCTTTGCGATCGCTACGGCCTCTATGTGGTTGACGAGGCCAATATCGAAACCCACGGCATGGTGCCGATGAGTCGTCTCGCTGACGATCCCCGCTGGCTGCCCGCCATGAGCGAGCGCGTGACCCGCATGGTGCAACGCGATCGTAATCATCCGTCCATTATCATCTGGTCGCTGGGCAATGAGTCTGGTCACGGTGCAAACCACGACGCGCTGTATCGCTGGCTAAAAACCGCCGATCCGACGCGCCCGGTTCAATATGAAGGCGGTGGAGCGAACACGGCGGCGACCGATATCATTTGTCCGATGTATGCCCGTGTTGATCAGGACCAGCCGTTCCCGGCGGTGCCTAAATGGTCCATTAAAAAATGGATCGGGTTGCCGGATGAAACCCGACCGCTGATCCTCTGCGAATACGCCCACGCAATGGGCAACAGCTTTGGCGGCTTCGCCAGATACTGGCAGGCGTTTCGTAGCCATCCACGTCTGCAGGGAGGATTTGTCTGGGACTGGGTCGACCAGGCGCTGACGAAGAAAGATGAAAATGGCACCCCGTTCTGGGCCTACGGCGGCGATTTTGGTGATACACCCAATGACCGACAGTTCTGCCTTAACGGGCTGGTGTTCCCCGATCGCACGCCGCACCCGGCACTGTATGAGGCTCAGCGCGCGCAGCAGTTCTTTACCTTTACGCGGGTAAGCACTTCTCCGCTGGTGGTGGACGTGCAAAGCGATTACCTGTTCCGTCATACGGATAACGAGCTGCTCAGATGGTCGGTGACCCGTGACGGAACGGTGC is a window encoding:
- the tesB gene encoding acyl-CoA thioesterase II yields the protein MSQALNNLLTLLNLEKIEEGLFRGQSEDLGLRQVFGGQVVGQALYAAKETVPADRLVHSFHSYFLRPGDSAKPIVYDVEVLRDGNSFSARRVAAIQNGKPIFYMTASFQAPEPGYEHQKTMPAAPSPDDLKSETDIARALAHLLPPQVKEKFLCDKPLEIRPVEFHNPMKGHTAEPKRQVWIRANGTVPEDFRVHQYLLGYASDFNFLPVALQPHGVGFLEKGMQVATIDHSMWFHRPFNMNDWLLYSVESTSASSARGFVRGEFYTQDGVLVASTVQEGVMRNRG
- a CDS encoding YbaY family lipoprotein; translation: MKLVPMLSGVAIAVALSACAGKSAQVPVPAADPNGINTLSQQSIQQPNVSGTIWIKQRVALPPDAVLTVTLSDASLADAPSKVVAQRAVRTEGKQAPFSFVLPYNPADVQPNARILLSAAVTINGKLVFITDTVQEAINNGGTKIDLNLVPVQQTEVPIAPQTNQPSVPTPPTQL
- a CDS encoding MGMT family protein; the protein is MDEHDSFPQRVWQIVASIPEGYVTTYGDVARLAGSPRAARQVGGVLKRLPEGSTLPWHRVVNRHGAISLTGPDLQRQRQALLSEGVQVSGSGQIDLQKYRWVY
- a CDS encoding PLP-dependent aminotransferase family protein — its product is MSSRRFGSQSLVRLLGHWQQTPSRTPLWRQLADALRLLILDGRLALSTRLPGERELATALDVSRTTISSALAHLREEGYLESRHGSGSRVILPDTRAIPTLSAASAALDLSTAALNAGPEIHQAYTWALAAITQHLTLTGYDQLGLAALRDAIAARYTARGLPTRADEVMVVNGAVSGFALVLRMMAGPGDRVVVDHPTYPLAIAAIQGASCRPVGVSLPESGWDTDGFAATLAQTAPRLAYLMPDFHNPTGRCMDIATRQAITDIAARTRTTLVVDETMVDLWFEAPPPPPLASFNSQATVITLGSAGKSFWGGLRLGWIRASSRTIATLAQTRDTLDLGSPLLEQLATLWLISNSETFLPARRKILKERRDRCGELLREHFPQWRFQEAEGGLSYWIELPGMLATQLAARAEMLGINLGTGTRFGLSGAFDRYLRMPFSLESAELEQALLRIKPVWLALNKTAPSVKRSLV
- a CDS encoding YczE/YyaS/YitT family protein, with the protein product MVRRLLQLYVGLGLYGLSTAMFIRSDLGVDPWDVFHLGVGLQLGMTIGTVIILTGAAVLLLWIPLRQMPGLGTLSNVVCIGLAADASMALIPELDLLPIRIALLVGGIVLNAIATGMYIGAGFGAGPRDGLMTGIHARLGWSIRSVRTSIEVSVLLIGCVLGGTFGVGTVLYALTIGPLIQLCLPWFRQKPRTDNVPQPERVV
- a CDS encoding LacI family DNA-binding transcriptional regulator, whose protein sequence is MKAITLYDVALLAGVSYQTVSRVINDAEHVSARTREKVQQAMAELHYVPNRGAQQLAGKRIRTLGLITTDLALHAPSQIVSAVKSRAVEKGASVLISMVEHPQQCQTALQELLAQRVEALLVNVPLDDPHAEQLKALASPVPVLFLDVSPSAVVNSLVFNAEQGARLGVEHLLSLGHQRIALLSGPESSVSARARLAAWKAALAEAGLEAAAVAYGDWSAACGYEKGHALLSAATLPDAILVANDQMALGVMRACAEKGVTIPGQISIVGFDDTADSAWFSPPLTTIRQAFREAGEQSVEWLLAPARHEACWQVQLPVTLISRQSSARRTPQQADREDLAQQLRSLALLAEQLARQ
- a CDS encoding beta-galactosidase, whose product is MSNTVSLTLSALLARRDWENPGVTQWNRLAAHAPFHSWRNEHAAREDAASISRRSLNGEWRFSFFSAPEQVPQAWTGEDCPDAVAMPVPSNWQMQGVDTPVYTNVTYPIPVNPPFVPAENPIGCYSLTFEVEDAWLEGGQTRIIFDGVNSAFHLWCNGQWVGYSQDSRLPAEFDLSGVLRAGQNRLAVMVLRWCDGSYLEDQDMWRMSGIFRDVSLLHKPETYIADYQVVTDLNAELDRSVLKVDVSLAGAHFAECEVAITLWRNGERCASATRRPGSAIVDERGNWAERLTVAIPVASPALWSAETPALYRLTIALLDPQGEVLEIEACDVGFRRVEISNGLLKLNGKPLLIRGVNRHEHHPENGQVMDEATMRRDIEIMKQHNFNAVRCSHYPNHPLWYRLCDRYGLYVVDEANIETHGMVPMSRLADDPRWLPAMSERVTRMVQRDRNHPSIIIWSLGNESGHGANHDALYRWLKTADPTRPVQYEGGGANTAATDIICPMYARVDQDQPFPAVPKWSIKKWIGLPDETRPLILCEYAHAMGNSFGGFARYWQAFRSHPRLQGGFVWDWVDQALTKKDENGTPFWAYGGDFGDTPNDRQFCLNGLVFPDRTPHPALYEAQRAQQFFTFTRVSTSPLVVDVQSDYLFRHTDNELLRWSVTRDGTVLAKGEVTLSIAPQETQRLDISLPALTAEPGEVWLNVEVYQLKATPWSPENHRCAWDQWPLPAPLFIAPPAPVGVPPVLTQTDEMLTLTHQQQRWIVDRTSGHLTQWLNNGVETLLSPLTDNFTRAPLDNDIGVSEATRIDPNAWVERWKAAGMYDITPRLLRCEGEQHAREAVVTTLHAWEHLGKALFLSRKVWRVDDQGVLHGEVEVEVASDIPEPARIGLSMHLARPPEAVHWLGLGPHENYPDRKLAAQQGRWTLPLQAMHTPYIFPTENGLRCDTRELVLGTHQLNGQFHFSVSRYSQQQLRETTHHHLLRDEPGYWLNLDAFHMGVGGDDSWSPSVSPEFILQNCQLRYRFSWRQNLN